From Polaribacter butkevichii, a single genomic window includes:
- a CDS encoding ISAon1 family transposase N-terminal region protein has translation MDTSIELTKLLLPEILVDYFKLTKHEVKNGELHFHFTELNTIPEEFKALKLSSKGFFPEATIQDFPIRGKNVFLHVIRRRWVEENSKKVVTRDWQLVAKGTRITSEFAAFLKDISQ, from the coding sequence TTGGATACTTCAATTGAACTAACAAAACTATTATTACCAGAAATTCTTGTTGACTATTTTAAACTAACGAAACACGAAGTTAAAAATGGAGAACTTCATTTCCATTTCACAGAATTAAATACAATTCCAGAAGAATTTAAAGCACTTAAATTAAGTTCTAAAGGTTTCTTTCCTGAAGCTACTATTCAAGATTTCCCAATTCGAGGTAAAAACGTTTTTCTACACGTTATTAGACGACGTTGGGTTGAAGAAAATTCTAAAAAAGTAGTTACTAGAGATTGGCAATTAGTAGCAAAAGGTACTAGAATAACTAGTGAATTTGCTGCTTTTTTAAAAGATATCAGTCAGTAA
- a CDS encoding ISAon1 family transposase produces MSVSNNATSTTTVANFYGVNPRSLQRQYKDYLSDFKAWDQQKHATDWLLFAKNFGTHLSLDETAFSNGDLYTIITNKLAKGKKGAIVAMIKGTKAEVVIKILHKIPLKHRKKVMEVTLDMAGNMGLIVKKSFPNAALVIDRFHVQKLALDALQEIRIKHRWEAIDTENDAIENARSKSLKYTPKLLPNGDTLKQLLARSRYLLYKSSSKWTKNQAIRAEILFEKYPDIEKAYKLCQNLSWIFNNTTDKTSALIRLAKWDEKVRQAQFKSFNTIARTMSIHYKNILNYFDNRSTNASAESFNAKIKAFRTQFRGVRNVDFFLYRLTTIFA; encoded by the coding sequence ATATCAGTCAGTAATAACGCTACTAGCACTACTACTGTAGCTAATTTCTACGGCGTAAACCCTAGAAGTTTACAAAGACAGTATAAAGATTATTTAAGTGATTTTAAAGCTTGGGATCAACAGAAGCACGCAACAGACTGGTTATTGTTTGCAAAGAATTTTGGGACTCACTTATCACTTGATGAAACTGCCTTTTCTAACGGTGATTTATATACCATAATAACAAATAAATTAGCTAAAGGAAAGAAAGGCGCAATAGTAGCCATGATCAAAGGAACTAAAGCTGAAGTTGTCATAAAAATACTTCATAAAATTCCTTTAAAACATAGGAAGAAAGTTATGGAAGTAACCTTAGATATGGCGGGAAATATGGGGCTTATAGTCAAGAAATCCTTTCCAAACGCTGCCTTAGTAATAGATCGTTTTCATGTGCAAAAATTAGCATTAGATGCACTGCAAGAAATAAGAATTAAACATCGATGGGAAGCGATTGATACTGAGAATGATGCCATTGAAAACGCCAGAAGTAAATCTTTAAAATACACCCCAAAACTATTACCTAATGGAGATACACTTAAACAACTATTAGCTAGAAGCAGATATCTATTATATAAGTCCAGCAGTAAATGGACTAAAAATCAAGCCATAAGAGCAGAAATACTGTTTGAAAAATATCCTGATATAGAGAAAGCATACAAGTTATGCCAAAATCTATCTTGGATATTCAATAACACTACAGATAAAACATCAGCACTTATAAGACTTGCTAAATGGGATGAAAAAGTAAGACAAGCACAGTTTAAAAGCTTCAACACGATAGCTAGAACGATGTCCATACATTATAAAAATATCTTAAACTATTTTGATAACCGAAGTACTAATGCTTCTGCGGAATCATTCAATGCTAAAATTAAAGCCTTTAGAACTCAGTTTAGAGGCGTCAGAAATGTCGATTTTTTCTTATATAGACTTACTACTATTTTTGCCTAA
- a CDS encoding peptide chain release factor-like protein has translation MNKENILKELSFKGIRSSGAGGQHVNKVSSKIELTFDLENSLSLSDNEKTLLKTKLSNKLTKENTLILFCDESRSQHRNKEVAIKRFLELLRIKSKSCGILGLGKNSSKSI, from the coding sequence ATGAACAAAGAAAACATCTTAAAAGAACTCAGTTTTAAAGGCATTAGAAGTTCTGGTGCTGGTGGGCAGCATGTAAATAAAGTGTCTTCTAAGATTGAGTTAACTTTCGATTTAGAAAATTCTCTTTCTCTTTCTGATAACGAAAAAACACTTTTAAAAACAAAGCTTTCAAATAAACTTACTAAAGAAAACACCTTAATTTTATTTTGTGATGAATCTCGCTCTCAGCACAGAAATAAAGAAGTAGCTATTAAACGTTTTTTAGAATTATTACGGATCAAGTCAAAAAGTTGTGGGATTTTAGGATTAGGCAAAAATAGTAGTAAGTCTATATAA
- a CDS encoding AAA family ATPase — MEKELKQDPINIVKVVLFGPESSGKTTLSRHLARYYNTVWAPEFAREYLQEKWNNERKTCEKDDLLPIAIGQMKLENTLAKKADKILICDTDLLETKVYSEEFYGGFVDERLDEAADENTYDLYLLTYIDTPWEEDDLRDRPELRLEMFNAFEKSLIDHNRPYILLKGDKETRLKNATAAIDKIIADKENLHSFSDSLQDVDMHFLHQNTGDFGTPFEY, encoded by the coding sequence ATGGAAAAGGAACTTAAACAAGACCCAATTAACATCGTAAAAGTTGTTTTATTCGGACCTGAATCTTCTGGTAAAACAACACTTTCTCGTCATTTAGCACGTTATTATAATACGGTTTGGGCGCCAGAATTTGCACGCGAATATTTACAAGAAAAATGGAACAACGAGCGTAAAACTTGCGAAAAAGATGATTTATTACCTATTGCAATCGGGCAAATGAAGTTAGAAAATACGTTGGCTAAAAAGGCTGATAAAATTTTAATTTGTGATACCGATTTATTAGAAACCAAAGTATATTCCGAAGAGTTTTACGGTGGTTTTGTAGATGAAAGACTAGACGAAGCGGCAGATGAAAACACATACGACTTGTATTTGTTAACATATATAGATACGCCTTGGGAAGAAGATGATTTACGAGACAGACCAGAGCTACGTTTAGAAATGTTTAATGCTTTTGAAAAATCTTTAATAGACCATAACAGACCTTATATTTTATTAAAAGGCGATAAAGAAACGCGTTTAAAAAATGCTACAGCAGCTATAGATAAAATAATTGCTGATAAAGAAAATTTACATTCTTTTTCTGATTCTTTACAAGATGTAGACATGCACTTTCTACATCAAAATACGGGTGATTTTGGCACTCCGTTTGAGTATTGA
- the pnuC gene encoding nicotinamide riboside transporter PnuC: protein MSEIIDFLFGQYKTYETTDIVLEIIAVIFGFLSVWYSKQNKIWVFPTGMISTLIFVYLLYKWELLGDMMINAYYFIMSVYGWYIWTYKSDGEHETPISRTTLKEKKLSIVIFIATLIFVYAVYTYFEKWTSWTAYVDTLTTAIFFVGMWLMAKRKIENWVYWIIGDIISAPLYFYKGFTFTSFQYLIFTFIAIFGYLAWKRNLNKTQLTS from the coding sequence ATGTCAGAAATTATCGATTTCCTTTTTGGACAATACAAAACGTATGAAACCACAGATATTGTTTTAGAAATTATTGCGGTAATCTTTGGCTTTTTATCGGTTTGGTATTCTAAACAGAATAAAATTTGGGTGTTTCCTACAGGAATGATTAGTACTCTAATTTTTGTATATCTTCTTTATAAATGGGAACTTTTAGGTGATATGATGATAAACGCTTACTACTTTATAATGAGTGTTTATGGTTGGTATATTTGGACGTATAAAAGTGATGGAGAGCATGAAACGCCAATAAGCAGAACAACATTAAAGGAAAAAAAACTGAGTATTGTTATTTTTATAGCAACACTTATTTTTGTGTATGCAGTGTATACTTATTTTGAAAAATGGACAAGTTGGACTGCCTATGTAGACACCCTTACAACCGCAATTTTCTTTGTAGGTATGTGGTTAATGGCAAAACGAAAAATAGAAAACTGGGTGTATTGGATTATTGGAGACATCATTTCTGCTCCCCTTTATTTCTATAAAGGGTTTACTTTTACTAGTTTTCAGTATTTAATATTTACTTTTATAGCAATATTTGGTTATTTAGCATGGAAAAGGAACTTAAACAAGACCCAATTAACATCGTAA
- a CDS encoding geranylgeranylglyceryl/heptaprenylglyceryl phosphate synthase: protein MTKIRIFAVVNIYQNILLAKKEGKKLLAVLIDPEKIDLNNITAFFEKVHQSIATHIFVGGSTDINNLTENVVAAIKKETQLPVVLFPGDVKQITQQADGILFLSLLSGRNPEYLIEQQIKSIPFLKDSNLEIISTGYILIDGQKETATQKVSNTKPIAQENTELILNTALAGEFSGKKLIYLEAGSGAKVPVATNIITVVKNNLSIPLIVGGGIRSKKQLENAFNAGADLVVIGTAFENDEAFFNQLKK from the coding sequence ATGACAAAAATTCGTATTTTCGCAGTTGTGAATATTTATCAAAACATTTTATTAGCAAAAAAAGAGGGCAAAAAATTATTGGCTGTTTTAATAGATCCTGAAAAAATCGACTTAAACAACATTACTGCTTTTTTTGAAAAAGTGCATCAATCTATTGCTACACATATTTTTGTTGGTGGCAGTACAGATATAAATAACCTAACCGAAAATGTGGTTGCTGCTATTAAAAAAGAAACTCAATTGCCTGTTGTTCTTTTTCCTGGTGATGTAAAACAAATTACACAACAAGCAGACGGAATTCTATTTCTAAGTTTGCTTTCTGGTAGAAATCCGGAATATTTGATAGAACAACAGATAAAAAGTATTCCTTTTTTAAAGGATTCTAATTTAGAAATTATTTCTACGGGGTATATTTTAATTGACGGACAAAAAGAAACGGCTACTCAAAAAGTAAGCAACACAAAACCAATTGCACAAGAAAATACAGAACTGATTTTAAACACGGCTTTAGCTGGCGAGTTTTCTGGCAAAAAATTGATTTATTTAGAAGCCGGTTCCGGCGCCAAAGTGCCTGTGGCCACAAATATTATCACTGTTGTAAAAAATAACTTATCGATTCCTTTAATTGTTGGTGGCGGAATTAGAAGTAAAAAACAATTAGAAAATGCTTTTAATGCTGGCGCAGACCTAGTGGTTATTGGAACTGCTTTCGAAAATGATGAAGCTTTTTTTAATCAACTTAAAAAATAA
- a CDS encoding 4'-phosphopantetheinyl transferase family protein, translating to MPLYKSLTINKNTKVFIWKIEESFNQLNTNVLLTDKSQARLDGMKSDLHQRGFLSVRHLLKEAGYSDSDLVYDEFGKPHLKDGKFISITHSFTFSGLIISDNLHVGIDIEMQRDKILKIAHKFTHVKEYVTIANHDALISKLTIVWGGKESLYKIYGKKKLRFLENIYIEDFDFKDAKTTGEIRYDGKTTSYHIEFLEFEGFTCVYAF from the coding sequence ATGCCTCTTTACAAAAGTTTAACGATTAACAAAAACACTAAAGTATTCATTTGGAAAATCGAAGAATCATTTAATCAATTAAATACAAACGTTTTACTTACGGATAAAAGTCAAGCTCGTTTAGACGGAATGAAATCTGACTTACACCAAAGAGGTTTTTTAAGTGTGAGACATTTATTAAAAGAAGCTGGTTATTCTGATTCGGATTTGGTTTATGATGAATTTGGAAAACCACACTTAAAAGATGGAAAGTTTATTTCTATAACACATTCCTTCACTTTTTCTGGGTTGATAATTTCTGATAATTTACATGTTGGGATTGATATTGAAATGCAACGTGATAAAATTCTGAAAATTGCACACAAATTTACACACGTTAAAGAGTACGTAACCATTGCAAACCACGATGCTTTAATAAGTAAACTAACCATTGTTTGGGGAGGAAAAGAGAGTTTATATAAAATATACGGTAAGAAAAAATTACGCTTTTTAGAAAATATTTATATTGAAGATTTTGATTTTAAAGACGCAAAAACCACTGGAGAAATTAGATATGATGGTAAAACTACCTCCTATCATATTGAGTTTTTAGAGTTTGAAGGTTTTACGTGTGTGTACGCTTTTTAA
- the ahcY gene encoding adenosylhomocysteinase: MSTKLAYVPNKVKDISLAAWGRKEILLAEAEMPGLMSLREEYKNEQPLKGARIAGCLHMTIQTAVLIETLQALGAEVTWSSCNIFSTQDQAAAAIAAAGTAVYAWKGLTEEEFDWCIEQTLFFGEDRKPLNLILDDGGDLTNMVLDKYPELAAGINGLSEETTTGVHRLYERVKAGTLPMPAINVNDSVTKSKFDNKYGCKESAVDAIRRATDIMLAGKRVTVCGYGDVGKGTAASFKGAGSIVTVTEIDPICALQAAMDGFEVKRLETVVGNSDIIITTTGNKDIIQGRHFEAMKDKVIVCNIGHFDNEIDMAWLNKNHGHTKDTIKPQVDRYNINGKDIILLAEGRLVNLGCATGHPSFVMSNSFTNQTLAQIELWTNRDAYENEVYMLPKHLDEKVAKLHLAKIGVELTELRPEQASYIGVTVEGPYKPEHYRY; encoded by the coding sequence ATGAGCACTAAATTAGCTTACGTACCAAATAAAGTTAAAGATATTTCTTTAGCAGCTTGGGGAAGAAAAGAAATTTTATTGGCAGAGGCAGAAATGCCAGGATTAATGTCTTTAAGAGAAGAGTACAAAAACGAGCAACCTTTAAAAGGAGCTAGAATTGCAGGTTGTCTTCACATGACAATTCAAACAGCAGTTTTAATAGAAACTTTACAAGCTTTAGGTGCAGAAGTTACTTGGAGTTCTTGTAATATTTTTTCTACTCAAGATCAGGCAGCAGCAGCAATTGCAGCAGCAGGAACAGCAGTTTATGCTTGGAAAGGTTTAACAGAAGAAGAGTTTGACTGGTGTATAGAACAAACTTTATTCTTTGGAGAAGACAGAAAACCATTAAACTTAATTTTAGATGATGGTGGAGATTTAACCAATATGGTTTTAGATAAATATCCAGAATTAGCTGCAGGAATCAATGGTTTATCAGAAGAAACTACAACAGGAGTTCATAGATTGTACGAAAGAGTAAAAGCAGGAACTTTACCAATGCCAGCAATTAACGTAAACGATTCTGTTACAAAATCTAAATTCGATAATAAATACGGTTGTAAAGAATCTGCAGTAGATGCAATTCGTAGAGCAACAGATATTATGTTAGCCGGTAAACGTGTAACTGTTTGTGGTTATGGAGATGTTGGTAAAGGAACAGCAGCTTCTTTTAAAGGAGCAGGTTCTATTGTAACGGTTACAGAGATCGATCCTATTTGTGCTTTACAAGCTGCAATGGACGGTTTTGAAGTAAAACGTTTAGAAACTGTTGTTGGTAATTCAGACATTATTATTACAACTACAGGAAACAAAGATATTATTCAAGGGCGTCATTTTGAGGCTATGAAAGACAAGGTTATTGTATGTAACATTGGTCACTTTGATAATGAAATTGACATGGCTTGGTTAAACAAAAACCATGGTCATACAAAAGATACGATCAAACCACAGGTTGATAGATATAACATCAACGGAAAAGATATTATTTTATTAGCAGAAGGTCGTTTAGTAAACTTAGGTTGTGCAACAGGTCACCCAAGTTTTGTAATGTCTAACTCATTTACAAACCAAACTTTAGCGCAAATAGAACTTTGGACAAACAGAGATGCTTACGAGAATGAAGTATATATGTTACCAAAACATTTAGATGAAAAAGTAGCAAAATTACACCTTGCAAAAATAGGAGTAGAGCTTACAGAATTAAGACCAGAACAAGCGTCTTATATTGGTGTAACAGTAGAAGGTCCTTATAAGCCAGAACACTATAGATACTAA
- a CDS encoding DNA/RNA non-specific endonuclease translates to MKKKQVLSIIAIIILVAVLGSEELLDAQKENVVIEAGKTPKATTNQYFLPTSTTNQVVHHQNYSLSYSEKHEQAEWVAYELKASDLSSTNYKRPYFEIDNAVKTKAAHWRNYKKSGYDKGHLCPAADRRFSKAAHDETFLTSNISPQEHQFNAGVWNRLEQKVRYWAKKNDGVFVITGGVLENNLKTIGSEAVSVPNQFYKVILDKTNGKIKMLAFLMPHRESNLPLYKFVVSVDKIEALTGIDFFKELDDSIENKLESSSSYKNWSF, encoded by the coding sequence TTGAAAAAAAAACAAGTACTATCCATAATAGCCATTATCATTTTAGTAGCTGTTTTAGGTTCTGAAGAACTGTTAGATGCTCAAAAAGAAAATGTTGTAATAGAAGCTGGTAAAACACCAAAAGCAACTACCAATCAATATTTTTTGCCAACAAGTACAACCAACCAAGTGGTGCATCATCAAAATTATTCGTTATCCTATAGCGAAAAACACGAACAAGCAGAGTGGGTTGCGTATGAGTTAAAAGCATCCGATTTAAGTAGTACAAATTACAAAAGACCTTATTTTGAAATTGACAACGCTGTAAAAACCAAAGCCGCACATTGGCGTAATTATAAAAAATCTGGTTATGATAAAGGGCATTTATGTCCTGCAGCAGACAGACGTTTTTCTAAAGCTGCACACGACGAAACTTTTTTAACAAGTAATATCAGTCCGCAAGAACATCAATTTAATGCAGGAGTCTGGAATCGTCTAGAACAGAAAGTGCGTTATTGGGCAAAGAAAAACGATGGTGTATTTGTAATTACAGGAGGCGTTTTAGAAAATAATTTAAAAACAATTGGTAGTGAAGCTGTTTCTGTACCAAATCAATTTTATAAAGTAATCTTAGATAAAACAAACGGAAAAATTAAAATGTTGGCGTTTTTAATGCCTCATAGAGAATCGAATTTACCATTGTATAAATTTGTGGTTTCGGTAGATAAAATTGAAGCTTTAACGGGTATCGATTTCTTTAAAGAATTAGACGATTCTATAGAAAATAAGTTAGAAAGCTCCAGTAGTTATAAAAATTGGAGTTTTTAA
- a CDS encoding DMT family transporter: MKSSTAIFYMIFSVIAFSLMNAVVKYLNDFSAYQIVFFRSIGTLFFTMPLILKAKIPILGTHKKLLFIRGLAGVISLTCFFQSLNYLAVGTAVSLRYTSPIFAAILAFIFLKEKIKPIQWFLFLLSFSGVLIIKGFGVDVDSIGIIFVLLSAISLGVIFVVIRKIGDKENPLVIINYFMVMAFVFGGIMSINHWRNPSLIEWLLLLSLGVFGYVGQLYMTKALQSHETNVIAPLKYLEVIFMIAIGAFWFGEIYNLWTLLGVFLIMFGLLYNIYIKNKKS; the protein is encoded by the coding sequence ATGAAAAGCTCAACAGCCATTTTTTACATGATTTTTAGTGTCATTGCATTTTCTCTAATGAATGCAGTTGTAAAATATTTAAATGATTTTAGTGCCTATCAAATTGTATTTTTTAGATCTATTGGAACATTATTTTTTACAATGCCATTAATTTTAAAGGCTAAAATTCCTATTCTAGGTACGCATAAAAAATTATTATTTATTAGGGGGCTTGCAGGTGTAATTTCATTAACCTGTTTCTTTCAATCTTTAAATTATTTAGCGGTTGGTACTGCCGTTTCATTACGATATACATCACCAATTTTTGCAGCTATTCTTGCTTTTATATTCTTAAAAGAAAAAATAAAACCAATACAATGGTTTTTGTTTTTACTCTCATTTTCTGGGGTTTTAATCATTAAAGGTTTTGGGGTAGATGTAGATTCTATAGGAATAATTTTTGTACTATTATCTGCAATTTCTTTAGGGGTTATTTTTGTGGTCATTCGTAAAATTGGCGATAAAGAAAATCCATTAGTAATTATCAATTACTTTATGGTAATGGCTTTTGTTTTTGGAGGTATTATGTCTATCAATCATTGGAGAAACCCAAGTTTAATAGAATGGTTGTTGCTACTAAGTTTAGGTGTTTTTGGTTATGTTGGTCAATTATACATGACCAAAGCATTACAATCTCACGAGACAAATGTAATTGCACCTTTAAAGTATTTAGAAGTTATTTTTATGATTGCTATTGGTGCATTTTGGTTCGGAGAAATTTATAATCTTTGGACCTTGTTAGGTGTCTTTTTAATTATGTTTGGTTTGCTCTATAATATTTATATTAAGAATAAAAAAAGTTAA
- a CDS encoding YifB family Mg chelatase-like AAA ATPase: protein MLVKVYGSAVFGIEATTITVEVNIDKGIGYHLVGLPDNAVRESSYRISAALNNNNYKLPGKKIIINMAPADIRKEGASYDLTLAVGILAASAQIKSEHIDEYIIMGELSLDGSLQPIRGALPIAIKAREEGYKYLILPKENAKEAAIVDDLEVLGVENILEVIHHFNEDQKIEPTIVDTRAEFYKNIDFPEFDFSDVKGQESIKRCMEIAAAGGHNIILIGPPGSGKTMLAKRLPSILPPMTLHEALETTKIHSVVGKIKKEGLLYQRPFRSPHHTISNVALVGGGQYPKPGEISLSHNGVLFLDELPEFKRDVLEVMRQPLEDREVTISRAKFTVTYPSSFMLVASMNPSPSGFFNDPNSPMTSSPQEMQRYLSKVSGPLLDRIDIHIEVTPVPFAKLSEERKGESSVDIRKRVTASREIQSERFKDFENIHYNAQMSVKQIREFCKLSEESKTLLKTAMEKLNLSARAYDRILKVSRTIADLANSKDISPDHIAEAIQYRSLDRDGWLG from the coding sequence ATGCTTGTTAAAGTCTATGGTTCTGCCGTTTTTGGTATCGAAGCAACTACAATTACCGTTGAAGTAAATATTGATAAAGGAATAGGTTACCATTTAGTTGGTTTGCCAGATAATGCAGTTCGTGAGAGTTCTTATCGAATTTCTGCTGCACTCAACAACAATAACTACAAACTTCCAGGTAAGAAAATTATTATCAACATGGCTCCCGCCGATATTCGGAAAGAAGGTGCATCTTATGATCTAACTTTAGCTGTTGGAATTTTAGCTGCATCAGCACAAATAAAATCAGAACATATTGATGAATACATTATTATGGGTGAACTTTCTTTAGACGGAAGCTTACAGCCCATAAGAGGGGCGTTACCAATTGCCATAAAAGCAAGAGAAGAAGGTTATAAATATTTAATTCTACCGAAGGAAAACGCTAAAGAAGCTGCCATTGTAGATGATTTAGAAGTTTTAGGAGTAGAAAATATTTTAGAAGTTATCCATCATTTTAATGAGGATCAAAAAATTGAACCAACCATTGTTGATACAAGAGCTGAATTTTATAAAAACATAGATTTCCCAGAATTCGATTTTTCTGACGTTAAAGGACAAGAATCTATAAAACGATGCATGGAAATTGCCGCTGCAGGCGGACATAATATTATTTTAATTGGTCCACCAGGATCAGGAAAAACAATGTTGGCAAAAAGATTGCCTTCAATTTTACCACCAATGACGTTGCATGAAGCATTAGAAACTACAAAGATTCATTCTGTGGTAGGTAAGATAAAAAAAGAAGGTTTGCTATACCAACGTCCTTTTAGAAGCCCACATCACACAATTTCAAACGTAGCTTTGGTCGGCGGTGGACAATACCCAAAACCTGGCGAGATTTCTTTATCGCATAATGGGGTTTTATTTTTAGATGAATTACCAGAATTTAAAAGAGATGTTTTAGAAGTTATGCGTCAACCTTTAGAAGATAGGGAAGTTACTATTTCTAGAGCAAAATTTACAGTTACCTACCCAAGTAGTTTTATGTTGGTAGCAAGTATGAACCCGAGTCCGAGTGGTTTTTTTAACGACCCAAATAGCCCAATGACATCTTCTCCACAAGAAATGCAACGTTATTTAAGCAAAGTATCTGGCCCCTTATTAGATAGAATAGACATTCATATAGAAGTAACTCCGGTTCCGTTTGCAAAACTATCTGAAGAACGCAAGGGTGAATCTAGTGTAGATATCAGAAAACGAGTTACTGCCTCTAGAGAAATACAGTCTGAACGATTTAAAGACTTTGAAAACATACATTATAATGCACAAATGAGTGTAAAACAGATTCGTGAGTTTTGTAAATTATCCGAAGAAAGTAAAACACTTTTAAAAACCGCTATGGAAAAATTAAACCTTTCTGCCAGAGCTTATGACCGAATTTTAAAAGTATCTAGAACCATAGCAGATTTAGCAAATTCTAAAGACATTTCTCCAGATCATATTGCAGAGGCAATACAATATAGAAGCTTAGATAGAGATGGTTGGTTGGGGTAA